The genomic stretch AATCCCATGATCTACACCATGTTGGAGGCTAGGCTATGAAGACTGTCCAGCCGAGGATGGTTTTCTTCTGCAGTCAATGTGTGTAGGTTTGGACAGTTGTCTGTTGCATTTTCGTAGAGGAGCTGCAACCGAAAATGGTACCAGTATTCAGATCGAAGCTCTTCGAAAAGATCACCAAACATCATCACACATTAAACCCCATTACTATTTGAACAGCTTTTCATTTTGAAATATGAAATATGTACACAACCTTGCAACAAAACTGCTACAGcgacaaaaaagaaaaaaagaaaataaaactaCCAGAAAATGCTCCCAAATGCCAACCCCCCGCCCGAACCAGCAGAAGAAACAtagcaaagagaaaaagaaataccaCAAATTTCACctctcatccatcatcccccaccaGCCAGATAACGTTCTTGCAATGAACAACGAAAAAAATGGTATCACatcaaagaaaaagaaatcatGATTCCCATTCGCTGGAGAGAAAAATTTTTGATGTCGTGTGATCAcgcttcccccccttctgacccgtgtgagagagagaaactCATGCTTTCattcctcgtcatcattaTCGTTCCTTTCAACCGCCCCCGATTGTGTTCACTGTTGCTCAAGCAATAGCAGTAAACACCTCCTCAGCAGTCCTCTTGACAATACCACCAGTGACAGGCAAGCTGGTGTTCTTCTCAAGATACAAATCAACCTCGCGAGCAGCCTGGCGACCCTCATTGATACCCCAAACGATAAGCGACTGTCCACGACGGCAGTCACCAGCCGCGAAGACACCCTCCACATTGGTGCTGTACTTCCCAGCAGGAGTCTTGACGTTCTTGCGAGCGTCCTTCTCGATCTCGTCACCCAAGACACGAGCCTCAGGTCCCAAGAAACCCATGGACAAGAGGACGAGGTCGGCAGGGAAGAACTGCTGAGAACCCTCAACCTTCTTCATGTCCCAACCACCGCTGGCAGACTTGGTCCACTCAACACGGACGGTGTTGATGCCCTTCACCTTGCCGCTGCCGTCGTCGACAAACTCCTCCGACATGATGCAGAACTCACGGGGGTCCTTGCCTGTGTGTTGAGCCACCTCAGTGTGACCGTAGTCGACACGGTAGATGCGGGGCCACTGGGGCCACGGGTTGTCGCGCGCACGCTCCGGGGGAGGCTGAGGCAGCAGCTCAAAGTTGACAACCGACTTGGCACCGTGGCGGACAGAGGTACCGATGCAGTCGTTACCGgtatcaccaccgccaatGACAACGACGTGCTTGTCCTTGGCAGAGATGTAAGAACCGTCAGCCAGCTCGGAGTCAAGCAGAGATTTGGTGTTCTTGTGAAGGAACTCCATGGCGAAGTGGATACCCTCGAGGTTGCGGCCCTTGATGGGAAGGTCACGAGCGACAGTGGCACCGGTGGCGATGATGACAGCATCATTCTCAGCCTTGAGATCCATCAGCTTGATATCGTCGCCGATGGAAACACCGGTCTTGAAGATGACACCCTCGTCGGCCATGAACTTGGTGCGTCTGTCGACGATGCGCTTGTCAAGCTTCATGTTGGGGATACCATACATGAGCAGACCACCAAGACGGTCAGCACGCTCGTAGACGGTGACAAGATGGCCAGCCTTGTTCAGCTGATCGGCGGCAGCAAGACCAGCGGGACCAGAGCCAATGATGGCAACCTTCTTGCCGGTGCGGACCTCGGGAGGGTTGGGAACCATCCAGCCCTTCTCGAAACCTCTGTCAATGATAGCGCACTCGATGGACTTGATGCCAACGGGGTCTTCGTTGATGCCGAGAACGCAAGCACCCTCGCAGGGAGCAGGGCAAACACGACCAGTGAACTCGGGGAAGTTGTTAGTCATGAGGAGACGGTTGAGGGCGTCCTGCCACTGGTTCTGGAAAACAAGCTCGTTCCACTTGGGAatgatgttggagatggggCAACCAGTATCAGACTGGCAGAAGGGGACACCGCAGTCCATGCAGCGAGCGGACTGATACTTgagctcgtcctcgtcgagtCTCTGAGAAAGCTCGGCCCAGTCCTTGACACGCGTCTTGGCGCTGCGGTACTTCTCAGAGCGGCGCTGGTACTTCATGAAGCCCTTGGTTTTGTCGAGCACAAGAGCCTTCTTCTTATCACGGGTCTGGTCACCGAAGCTCTCTTCGATATCAGCAAGCTTCTCGGTGtgctccttcttgacctccttcttggcctccttcttctgctcaACGCCAGAGACGATGGGAAGGTTGTACTCAGCACGCTTGGCCTCAGCAGCCTtagcagcctcctcggcaagGACGCGCTTGTAGTCAACAGGCAAGACCTTGATGAAACGGGGAAGGGCGCGGTTGAAGTCGACCAGGATGCGGGCCGCAAGCTCGGAGCCAGtgtagtggtggtgatccTCGATGAGACCGCGGAGGTAGGCAACTTCCTCGGGGTCCTCGACGGGGCCAgcctccaccatctcggtgttgagcttggtgaggaAGTCCTGGTGGATGTCAAGGACGTAGGCGATACCACCAGACATACCGGCAGCGAAGTTGCGGCCAGTGCTGCCAAGAATGACGATGCGGCCACCAGTCATGTACTCGCAACCGTGgtcaccaacaccctcaacgACAGCGGTGGCACCGGAGTTGCGGACGGCGAAAcgctcagcagcaacaccacggAAGAAGGCAGTACCGCTGGTAGCACCATACAAGCAGACGTTGCCGATGAGAATGttctcctcagccttgaaGACGGCCGAGCGAGGAGGGTACACGATCAAGCGACCACCAGACAAGCCCTTGCCGACATAGTCGTTGGCATCACCCTCGAGCTCCAAGGTGATACCAGGAGCGAGGAAAGCACCGAAGGACTGACCGGCTGAGCCCTTGATGTTGACGTGGATGGTATCCATGGGGAGACCAGCCTCGCCAAATCTCTTGGAGACGTGGTAGGAGAGCGAAGTACCCATGGCACGATCGGTGTTGACAATGTCGCACTCGATGCGGGAGGGAAGACCCTTGTCAAGAGTCAACTCGGCCTCGGAGATGAGCTTGTTGTCGAGGCGGACGTAGAGGCGATGGTCCTGCTTGCGGACGTTGAAGGTGGCGACACCGGGGCGAAGCTTGTGGGCAGGCGTGAGAATGAGAGAAAGATCGATGTTAGCGGTCTTGTTGGTGCGCAGATCCTCGCGAACCTTGAGGACCTCAGCACGACCGATCATCTCATTCACGGTGCGGAAGCCAAGCTTGGCCATGATGGCACGGAGCTCGTTGGCAACATAGTAGAAGAAGTTGATGACGTGCTCGGGAGTACCAGTGAACTTCTTGCGAAGCTCAGGATCCTGGGTAGCGATACCGACAGGGCAAGTGTTCTGACGAAAAGGTTAGCAAAACTCGGGAATTGGGGATCTCAAACCACAAACCAGATGACAATTGTGAGTAACAAGGCCATTCCCAAGCTGAAATAGGGACCCTGAGACCTGAATCGCGCGAtaatcatcctcctcaacgtcTGTGACCGTGAAGGGGCGGGCGTCGTCAGTGTGATAGGTCTTGGCCATGTTCATCCTCTTGCGAGGCATGAGGAGGTATTGCTGGAACTTAGCAGACCCCTTGCCAAGGTAGCAAATGAAGACATCGCCAGGAATATCTGaccacccatccccaaacTTCTGGTTATTGACTTCTCTGTCAATGCCTGTGACAGAGATACCGCAACTCAGTGCCAAGTCGCGGAGATCCTCCACGATTTTCCTATGCTCATCGGTGCGCTGCGTAAAACGGTAGGTATTGTGTGACTTCACATAGCAGCCATCAGAATCGATGAGGCCAGCGATGACAGCCAGCCGAGTAGCCTCATCCGCAGTCTTGTAGCAGTCGGGGATACCACCACTCTTGTCACCAAGGAGACCAAGGGAACGGAGGCCATCCTGGATGGGATTCCAGTGATACCCAGGCATCCCCTCCTGACTGGAGATCTTATATGTGTAAGTATTGTGGTTGGCATAGTGATTAGTCCCCGGAATAGCATCACCAGCCTTCTGCTGGAGGTGCTCGCTGACGTGGAGCGGGCGAGCCCCGGCTGGCCTGCTGGCGTTGAGCTCCGCAACATGGCTATGAAGCCAGACTTTGACCTCAAGATCGGAGCTGGAGACGATCGGGCCGCCTGTGGACCCATCACCAAGCCAGAAGCCCAGGAGCCAGGGGTCGATGGGGACGGACCTCTGGACGTTGGCCGGGTGAGGAGCAAAGGCAAGGGGGGCGCGGTAAAGCTTCAAGTGATTCTTCTTGACCTGCTTGCTGCACAGCCCCTCGTACCGAGTCACGGTCATCCTGaagtcatcaccatctctgACAATATAAGGGTCAACGAGATGATGGTGTTCACTCCTCAGCAAGTCATATACCAAGCGACCTTGCTGCTCGGTAGGGAAACGACGACAGATTCTCCGGACACCACCGCATTGGCACCCATTATTCAGCCCACTTCTCAATTTGGTGAAGCGATCGAGAGTAGCTGATGGGAGTGACATGAGTGATGACTCGCCCAGGGTTGACATAGCGTCTGATGATGCAGCATCTGCTTCATGCAATACTGGCATCCTCGAAGGCTGTCCATTGCTGCCTCCAGTAAGCGCCGACTGACTACGGCTGAAGGGGCGATGCCCAAGGGGAATTAGTGGTGATGAGCCCCCATTTGAGTTGTTCCCTGCGTGTCCAAGGGACGAGTTTGGTCTGGACGTATACTGGGAAGAACCAGGACGGTAAGATCCTCCATATGTCGAGGACGGGAGCTCAATGTCGCGGAACTGTTGTCCTATCTCAGGTCCGAGGTCCACCAGCTCGACATCATCTACCTCTAAATCTTCCATGGGAACGTCTGATGGTATGCTGTCCAAATATTCTTGCACAGCACTATGCAGTGCCTCTCTGACCAGGCCAGGCTCATTCTTAAGCTCCTGGTTAGCAATTTGGCGCAGAAAGTCGTCAAACTCAGGGGGGTTGTCGTCGTGGCCGGCTGCGTGAAAATGTGCTTCCACACGACTGTCGACATAGCTATGGACCTCCTCTTCAGTCGGGGTATGGTCCTGACTATCGACAAGGTCACGGTAGAGGAAATGAGCAGCCTGATCCCACCTCAGACTGCACGACTCTCTCTCACGACCGGAACGGTCACAGCGTGTCAACCAGTAAACCTGCCAGTCGACCTTGTCCCCATTCTGGGAGCAGACAAGGGAGGGGGCAGTGCCATATGTCCgcagggggaggatgtgatCAGGAGTGCACTTGAAGCTTTTCTTCTCACGAGAATCAAACTCCTTGTAGTGTATCTCCTTCATAGGGCCCCTCTTGACCTCATCCACGGCGAGGACCAGGACcgggaggtggttgtcgtcgagGAGGGTGTCGCCGACATTGATCTCGGCAATCGTCGTGACGCCGGCGAGGGTGCGGACAGTGGTGGAGGGATGTAAACACTTTCTCATCTTCACGCGCTCAGTTAGCTTGTATTCAACAAGAAATCATCATGGGATGGTGGGCGGTGGATGAAGTGAGGCATCCAAAAGACAGTGACAGGCGTCCAAAAGACACCTGAAGGCATATTTGGATGTGAAGAAGGCCTATTTTCAATTCAAACAGGCCTTCTTCAAATCCAACCATGCCTCTCTGCATCATTCGCACGCCTGAAATCCATCCGGGCCAGGTGTGAAGGGGTAACAAAAATATCAAAAAGTGATCAACTTACCATGATGCAACCCATCGCAATCAAGGGGGTGGTAGCGAAACCCCATTCCTCGGcaccaagcaagcaagcaagggCGACATCGCGACCAGTGCGGAGCTGACCATCAGTCTGGACAACAACACGGCCACGGAGATCGTTCAAGACCAAAGTCTGATGAGTCTCGGCAAGACCCAACTCCCAAGGGAGACCGGCATACTTGATACCAGTCCAGCGCGAAGCACCGGTACCACCATCGTGACCAGAGATCAAGATGTGatcagccttggccttggcgaCACCAGAGGCAACAATACCAACACCAGTCTCGGACACAAGCTTCACTGACACACGCGAGCGAGGGCTCGAGCACTTGAGGTCGTAAATGAGCTGCTTCAAATCCTCGATCGAGTAAATATcgtgatgaggaggaggcgagatCAAACCGACACCAGGGGTCGAGTGACGAGTGCGGGCAATGGACTTGGAGACCTTGTGGCCGGgcagctcaccaccctcaccggGCTTGGCACCCTGGGCCATCTTGATCTGAAGCTCATCAGAGTCGGCAAGGTAGGCGGACGTGACACCGAAACGGCCAGAGGCAACCTGCTTGATGGCAGAGCGCATGGTATCGCCGTTGGGCATGACCTGCGAGCGCTCAGgatcctcaccaccttcaccgGTGTTGGACTTGCCACCAAGTCTGTTCATGGCCACAGCGAGAGTGGAGTGAGACTCCATGGAAATAGAACCATAAGACATGGCACCAGTGCAGAAGCGGCGCACGATCTCGGTCCAGGGTTCAACCTGCtcgatggggatgggagtgGTCTCCTCAAACTTGAAGTCGAGCATGCCACGGAGCGTGCAGGCCTTGATCTGCTCATACTCGGAGCGGGAGTAGGCCTCGTACGACTTGTCGTTCTTGGTGCGGACGGCGTCCTGGATATTGGCAATCGACGTGGGGTCGTTGATGTGagcttcaccaccatcacgcCAGTGGTACTCGCCAGACTCGGGAAggccagcaacaccaacagtGTAGCGCGAGGGGAAACCACGCTCGTGGAGGCGGAAAGCGTCCTCAGCAATGAGCTCGAAAGTGATACCCTTGATGCGGGAGGCAGTGCCGCGGAAGCAGCGGTCGACAACGCTGTCGTCAACACCGAGAGCCTCGAAGATCTGAGCACCCTTGTAACTGGCGAGGGTAGAAATACCCATCTTGCTCATGACCTTCAAGATACCACCGTCAACAGAGTGCTTGTAGTTGTGGATTAGCTGCTCGTCggtgagcttcttcttgatgagcttctccttgttgagcttgaggaTGCACTCCATCGCAAGGTAGGGGTTGATGGCATCCACACCGTACCCGAGAAGCACACACATATGGTGAACCTCACGAGCTTCGGCAGTCTCAACGACGAGAGCAGCCATGGAACGCCACTTGTTGGCAACGAGATGATGGTGAACCATACCAGAAGCCAACAGGGCAGAGACAGCAACGCGATCCTTGGATGTGTTGCGGTCAGTCAGGACAATGATGCGATCGCGAGCCTCGATGGCGGCAGTGGCCTCCTTGCAGATGTAGTCAAGGTGGTTGATGTAGCCCTGGACACCCTCGGTCTTGGGGAAGGTGATGTCAATGGTCTTGACGGTCCACTCGGGGTAGAGCTTGGACATGTTGTTCAAGGCATTGAACTCCTCAATGGAAAGGATGGGGCTGGGCAGGAGGAGTCTGCCGCATTGGGAAGCATCCATCTCCAAAAGGTTGCCCTGAGGTCCGACATAGCACTCTAGAGACATGACGATGGACTCTCTGATGGGATCGATAGGAGGGTTGGTGACCTGAGCGAACAGCTGACGGAAGTACTCATAGAGCAGCTTGGGGGCCTGAGACAGGCATGCAAGAGGAGCATCGTTACCCATGGAACCGAGagcctccttctcgtcaGAGGCCATCGGAGCGAGCAGCAAGCTGACCTGTTCAAAGGTGTAGCCGAAAGCATGCAGAAGAGGGTCCTCCTGGAGCTTGAAGTCATCAGGCTTGGCAGCGAGCACAACGCTCTTGTCCTCGCCAACCTTTTCCAAGACATTGGGCATGGTGATCAGGTTCTCATCGAGCCAGGATCTGAAGTCCTGACGGGTGGAAACAGCAGCCTTGAGCTCGCTGTCATCGATAATACGACCGGCGTGAGTGTCGACGAGAAGCATGCGGCCAGGCTGCAGACGGCCCTTCTGAATGATTCTTTCGGGCTCAACGGGGATGGTACCAACTTCGGAAGCGCAGATGATGCGGTCATCATCCATCACGTAGAAGCGGCAAGGGCGAAGACCGTTACGGTCAAGGTTGGCACCGCAGAAACGACCATCGGCAAAGGTGAAGAGAGCAGGACCGTCCCAGGGCTCCATCTGGCAAGCAGCCCACTCGTAGAATGCGGCCTTCTTGGGGTCCATGGCACTGTTGCCCTGCCAGGCCTCGGGGACCATGAGCATGACGGCCTCTGGGAGAGAAAGAACACCATTGATGGTGAGGAGCTCCAACACGTTGTCAAAGGCAGCGGAATCAgaaccaccatcctcaacgaCGGGGTAGAGGTCCTCGAGCTCATCACCGAAAATGTCAGACTGCATGACACCCTCACGAGCGCGCATCCAGTTCTTGTTACCACGGAGAGTGTTGATTTCACCTGGGGTTAAAGTTAGCATGTGATGTCGGTCTTGCAAATCCAGCCTACTGCTTACCGTTGTGAGCGGCCCATCTCAGGGGCTGAGCACGGTCCCAAGATGGGAAGGTGTTGGTAGAGAAACGCGAGTGTACCAAGGCAAAGTGCGCCTCATAATCAGCATTCACCAAATCGTGGTAGTATTGGTAGACTTGTACTGGAGCCAACTGTCCCTTGTAAACAATGTTCTTGTTCGACAGAGAGCAGATGTAGAACCAGTTCTGAAGCCCGACGGTGCGGGTGGCACGCTTCCGGAGGACATAGAGTTGTCTCTCGAACAGCCTGTCATCGAACTTGTCTGCGTCCGTGATCTCAGGAGCATCCCCAGAACCATAGGCAGACTGGAGAACCACAAAGGGCTGCAGAATGGTAGGCTCGCgagaagcagcagccggACCAAGGAGAGTGGAGTCCACGGGAAGCTCTCGCCACCCGAGGACTCTCAAGCCCAAGGACTCGGCAATATCTTCCAACTGCCGCTTGGACTCTTGCAGGGTCTCTGGATCAGGCTTGAAGAACAGATTGCCCACAGCGTACTGTCCCAATGGAGGAAGCTTGATGCCCTCCTCACGCTCAAAGTTCTTGACAAAGAACTTGTGGGGAATGGATGTCATgacaccagcaccatcaccatctcgcGCATCAGATCCCACGGCACCACGATGGGTCATGTTGCATAGAAGGTTTCGCGCTGTCAAGGTTAGTTATTGATTCGACATGACCGCTGTCAGGAGAACTCACCATCGCTGACGATTTTGTGGCTAGCCTTGCCCTTGATGTGGCAAGCAAAGCCCACACCGCACGCATCTTTCTCGAGTGAGGGATCATACAACCCCCTGGAGGTAAAGTGTTAACAAAGCAAAGTATTCAGCCGAACCAAGGGGACACATACTGCTTCACCGGAAGAGCACCAGCCCACGAGTCGTTGTTTTCTGTCTGGTATTCATAGGGCTGGTAGTTGTATTGCTCAGACTCTAGGTGAGTCTGTCGATCATCAAATTCTGGGGTCAGCTTGATCTCGCCCATGCTAGGCAAGCTTCTGCTTGTCAAGACGCGAAGGAGTGTTGCTTGTCTGACGTGACCTGGCCAACGGGCGGGGTATCAAAAAGCAGCTTGATAACTGCGAAGGATGGAAGGGTCTACAGGATACGAGATATGATTAGCTCCAAGACTATACGAAGTAATTCTTTGTTCCAAGGTGTTAGTCAAAGACAAGATAGTGCGTGAGGGATCCTCGAAGTCTGGCGCTGTGAGTGAAATCTGAcagatgggtggtgggaaaCTGTTTAAAGTTCGAGGGAGAGGACCAATGGTCCAGTGTGAATGTGCGGGTTACGCCACGTCGCCGCGAGACAGGTGAAAAGCCCTCAAGGCAGTCACGGAACTCATTTGAGGGCTTTGTGGCCCAAAGCTTGAGCTGCCAGCTACGTCCCGTATCCGAACGCTGTGTGTAGCCACCAGACAGGACCATCACCCCACCCAGAGCCGGTCAACCACAGCCAGAATGCTGAATAGTTGTTATCAGAGGCAGAAGGTGGCCGACAAGTGCCCAGCGTGGGATCGTCCCAAGTAGTGGGGGACGGGTCTAGATGTCTCGAGGCATCGGATATTGGCGTGGCATGATGCATGCTCCTTGATAGGCAGCTCTCCTGAGCAATAGCTCCCAAGACTTGTGATGCAATCTGGACCATCCAAAGAACGGTAGAACCCCAACCGGCGCGGGATGACGACAGGCGTGTAGCACCCAGAGGCCTTATCGTGTGTCCATGCGGCTATATTCCCGCAGCTTTGATAGGAGCACCCATCCTATCATCGATAGGCGAGAACCGAAGCCTTTCATGACGCCTGCCTGTCCTTGCCGACATGTACCAAGCACCAAACGGCGTCGGCACGTCGTAACGCAATATGGAggcggggtgggaggggcgggggggcCAAGACCGGGATTGGGAGTGTGAGagcgggggagggtgtgTGTGTTCCCCCACCActagcaccaccaccccctccattcGCATCCACATCCGAAATCCACCATGTCATATCCACACTTCGGAGCACAAGCAGAGACGCCCGCGTTCGCCCGTGTTCGCCCGGTACCTGCCGCCCAAATATGAATGGCGGGCGAGGAGTTGCTTGTttcttgggaggaggggtttcGGCTTCGTTGTGGGATAAATTGGATGCGCCGGAGTGGTTATCGGGGCCCCGCAGTTGGGTGGACATGCTGAGTTTCGACGTCATCCAGAGATAGAGCTTCGGAAGATCCCTTGGCGGCGCCCGAGACCTTGGTGGGCATGGAGcggggtgttgatgtttgtcGCATGCTGGCCAGATTGTCCATTGCCTTCGATCAAAGGCTGTCGTAGTTCTCACGAGGTGGCCGAGCTCTTGAG from Podospora pseudopauciseta strain CBS 411.78 chromosome 3, whole genome shotgun sequence encodes the following:
- the GLT1 gene encoding glutamate synthase [NADH] (EggNog:ENOG503NUMZ; MEROPS:MER1054487; BUSCO:EOG092600T9; COG:E) — protein: MGEIKLTPEFDDRQTHLESEQYNYQPYEYQTENNDSWAGALPVKQGLYDPSLEKDACGVGFACHIKGKASHKIVSDARNLLCNMTHRGAVGSDARDGDGAGVMTSIPHKFFVKNFEREEGIKLPPLGQYAVGNLFFKPDPETLQESKRQLEDIAESLGLRVLGWRELPVDSTLLGPAAASREPTILQPFVVLQSAYGSGDAPEITDADKFDDRLFERQLYVLRKRATRTVGLQNWFYICSLSNKNIVYKGQLAPVQVYQYYHDLVNADYEAHFALVHSRFSTNTFPSWDRAQPLRWAAHNGEINTLRGNKNWMRAREGVMQSDIFGDELEDLYPVVEDGGSDSAAFDNVLELLTINGVLSLPEAVMLMVPEAWQGNSAMDPKKAAFYEWAACQMEPWDGPALFTFADGRFCGANLDRNGLRPCRFYVMDDDRIICASEVGTIPVEPERIIQKGRLQPGRMLLVDTHAGRIIDDSELKAAVSTRQDFRSWLDENLITMPNVLEKVGEDKSVVLAAKPDDFKLQEDPLLHAFGYTFEQVSLLLAPMASDEKEALGSMGNDAPLACLSQAPKLLYEYFRQLFAQVTNPPIDPIRESIVMSLECYVGPQGNLLEMDASQCGRLLLPSPILSIEEFNALNNMSKLYPEWTVKTIDITFPKTEGVQGYINHLDYICKEATAAIEARDRIIVLTDRNTSKDRVAVSALLASGMVHHHLVANKWRSMAALVVETAEAREVHHMCVLLGYGVDAINPYLAMECILKLNKEKLIKKKLTDEQLIHNYKHSVDGGILKVMSKMGISTLASYKGAQIFEALGVDDSVVDRCFRGTASRIKGITFELIAEDAFRLHERGFPSRYTVGVAGLPESGEYHWRDGGEAHINDPTSIANIQDAVRTKNDKSYEAYSRSEYEQIKACTLRGMLDFKFEETTPIPIEQVEPWTEIVRRFCTGAMSYGSISMESHSTLAVAMNRLGGKSNTGEGGEDPERSQVMPNGDTMRSAIKQVASGRFGVTSAYLADSDELQIKMAQGAKPGEGGELPGHKVSKSIARTRHSTPGVGLISPPPHHDIYSIEDLKQLIYDLKCSSPRSRVSVKLVSETGVGIVASGVAKAKADHILISGHDGGTGASRWTGIKYAGLPWELGLAETHQTLVLNDLRGRVVVQTDGQLRTGRDVALACLLGAEEWGFATTPLIAMGCIMMRKCLHPSTTVRTLAGVTTIAEINVGDTLLDDNHLPVLVLAVDEVKRGPMKEIHYKEFDSREKKSFKCTPDHILPLRTYGTAPSLVCSQNGDKVDWQVYWLTRCDRSGRERESCSLRWDQAAHFLYRDLVDSQDHTPTEEEVHSYVDSRVEAHFHAAGHDDNPPEFDDFLRQIANQELKNEPGLVREALHSAVQEYLDSIPSDVPMEDLEVDDVELVDLGPEIGQQFRDIELPSSTYGGSYRPGSSQYTSRPNSSLGHAGNNSNGGSSPLIPLGHRPFSRSQSALTGGSNGQPSRMPVLHEADAASSDAMSTLGESSLMSLPSATLDRFTKLRSGLNNGCQCGGVRRICRRFPTEQQGRLVYDLLRSEHHHLVDPYIVRDGDDFRMTVTRYEGLCSKQVKKNHLKLYRAPLAFAPHPANVQRSVPIDPWLLGFWLGDGSTGGPIVSSSDLEVKVWLHSHVAELNASRPAGARPLHVSEHLQQKAGDAIPGTNHYANHNTYTYKISSQEGMPGYHWNPIQDGLRSLGLLGDKSGGIPDCYKTADEATRLAVIAGLIDSDGCYVKSHNTYRFTQRTDEHRKIVEDLRDLALSCGISVTGIDREVNNQKFGDGWSDIPGDVFICYLGKGSAKFQQYLLMPRKRMNMAKTYHTDDARPFTVTDVEEDDYRAIQVSGSLFQLGNGLVTHNCHLNTCPVGIATQDPELRKKFTGTPEHVINFFYYVANELRAIMAKLGFRTVNEMIGRAEVLKVREDLRTNKTANIDLSLILTPAHKLRPGVATFNVRKQDHRLYVRLDNKLISEAELTLDKGLPSRIECDIVNTDRAMGTSLSYHVSKRFGEAGLPMDTIHVNIKGSAGQSFGAFLAPGITLELEGDANDYVGKGLSGGRLIVYPPRSAVFKAEENILIGNVCLYGATSGTAFFRGVAAERFAVRNSGATAVVEGVGDHGCEYMTGGRIVILGSTGRNFAAGMSGGIAYVLDIHQDFLTKLNTEMVEAGPVEDPEEVAYLRGLIEDHHHYTGSELAARILVDFNRALPRFIKVLPVDYKRVLAEEAAKAAEAKRAEYNLPIVSGVEQKKEAKKEVKKEHTEKLADIEESFGDQTRDKKKALVLDKTKGFMKYQRRSEKYRSAKTRVKDWAELSQRLDEDELKYQSARCMDCGVPFCQSDTGCPISNIIPKWNELVFQNQWQDALNRLLMTNNFPEFTGRVCPAPCEGACVLGINEDPVGIKSIECAIIDRGFEKGWMVPNPPEVRTGKKVAIIGSGPAGLAAADQLNKAGHLVTVYERADRLGGLLMYGIPNMKLDKRIVDRRTKFMADEGVIFKTGVSIGDDIKLMDLKAENDAVIIATGATVARDLPIKGRNLEGIHFAMEFLHKNTKSLLDSELADGSYISAKDKHVVVIGGGDTGNDCIGTSVRHGAKSVVNFELLPQPPPERARDNPWPQWPRIYRVDYGHTEVAQHTGKDPREFCIMSEEFVDDGSGKVKGINTVRVEWTKSASGGWDMKKVEGSQQFFPADLVLLSMGFLGPEARVLGDEIEKDARKNVKTPAGKYSTNVEGVFAAGDCRRGQSLIVWGINEGRQAAREVDLYLEKNTSLPVTGGIVKRTAEEVFTAIA